The genomic window CCACGACACACAACTCCTCCTCCTACCATGCCAACTGCAATAGCTCcaccttttcttcctctctaGCTCTGTCCATTCCATTCTGGTAGTACTCCTACTAGTAGATCACTACGCCGtcccatctctctctttctctctccacaCACCACACCAAAGCATCTGGATCGCATCCTCCTGCGTGCCCGTCTATATAATGCGCACACCCAGCTCCTCTCTTCCTCCATTGCCGAGCTTGTATTTTGTGTCAAGAAACTGAAACCACTAGCTGCACTGTCAGAGAGAGCCAAggaagacgaggaggaggaagatgatgaggatggaGGTGGCGGAgtccggcggcggcgtggaggcggcgtcggaggcggagtcggcgacggcgatggcggTGTACGAGCGGGTGGCGCGCATGGCGAGCGGCAACGCGGTGGTGGTGTTCAGCGCCAGCGGCTGCTGCATGTGCCACGTCGTCAAGCGCCTCCTGCTGGGCCTGGGCGTCGGCCCCACGGTGTACGAGCTGGACCAGCTCGGCGCCGCCGGCGCGGGAGGCGGCCGCGAGATCCAGGCGGCGCTCTCGCAGCTGCTGCcccccggccagcccgccgtgCCCGTGGTGTTCGTCGGCGGGCGGCTCCTGGGCGGCGTGGAGAAGGTGATGGCCTGCCACATCAACGGCACCCTCGTCCCGCTCCTCAAGCAGGCCGGCGCGCTCTGGCTCTGATCCTCGATCATCCTCTGAGCTCACCTCGCCGCCGTGCATGCATCCATGCAGCGCTTGATTACGGCTCCACTTGAGCTTCATCAGTTACCGATCGAGCTGTCTGTAGATATAATTAACAAGGCTTCCATCGATCAGCTGTGTTATTTGGGCGTTTCTAATCACTCTGGTGTTACCATTTAGCTTGTCAGGTCAAGTCAGGGGATACGTACGTGTGCGTGCAATGCATTGTGCTGCAGTAACAGAGCGCTTTACCTACATCTTTACTCGATCGTTGTAAT from Phragmites australis chromosome 14, lpPhrAust1.1, whole genome shotgun sequence includes these protein-coding regions:
- the LOC133891563 gene encoding glutaredoxin-C9-like encodes the protein MMRMEVAESGGGVEAASEAESATAMAVYERVARMASGNAVVVFSASGCCMCHVVKRLLLGLGVGPTVYELDQLGAAGAGGGREIQAALSQLLPPGQPAVPVVFVGGRLLGGVEKVMACHINGTLVPLLKQAGALWL